The DNA segment CACGCAAATCAGCCTGATTTACGAACACACCGAAAAAATACGCCCCCCGCGGGCGCTGTGGGTGCCGTTCGAGCTGGGGCGGCCTTTGGGGACTCCGGAGAATGCCCAATTCCAGAAAAAAGTGCTGCGGTCGGCTTTGGAGCTTCTCGAAGCTGAACAAGGCCCCGTATTGGCGGCTTTTGAGCAAGAGGCCCCGGCATCCGGCAGCGAAAAGTCTGCTGAAGCAGATGCCTGGTCCTGCCCGGTGAATTTTTCACCTCCCCGGCAGGAAGAGACAGACTCGGAAGAACGGGTATCCGCATTCAAACGCGAAATGGCCCAACTCCGCCCCTGGTACGATCAGGGCATGGAAAAACGCGGTCGTACGGCCATGACCGATTTCGATCCGGAAACCGCAGCGGCAATCCTCTCCAATTATTTGCTGGGCGAACATGTTGAAATTCCGGGCCAGGACATATCACTGGCCGTTGCCCTTCGTCTGGCCGCCCAGGATTTGAAGGCTTTCTATTTCGAGGCCGCAAGTTCGCGGCCCGGTGCCCGGGCACCAGATATCGGCGAGTTCGCTGAGTGGTACTGGAACCAGACCGCAGCGGGCTGGATTTTAAAAGAGATACAGAAGAAATGTGCCGGCGAGCAGGACAAGGACCTCCGGCTGACCGGGAAAATGTTTCTTGTGCCGGCAGGGCAAAACGCCTGAATGCCGTCATTTTTGCAGGCGTCTTGATGCGCTGTTAGATTAAAAAGCAACAATGATTTGTATCTGTAAAAAGGAGGCCCTAAATGAGTGGAAAATCACATCTCTATGTTTTATGGACCAATGCGGATGCAGTAACTGCCGAAAAAATGGTTTTTATGTATACCATCAATTCCATAAAACGCCGATGGTGGGAAAGCGTCACCCTGATTATCTGGGGGGCAACCGCCGGGCTGGTATCTGAAAATGTCGATATTCAGAAAAAAGTAAAGGAAGCCAGAGAAGCCGGGGTTCATGTGTCAGCCTGCAAGGCCTGTGCGGATCAGCTCGGAGCAACCGAGATACTTGAACAGCTCGGGATCGAAGTCAAGTACTGGGGCGAGCCGCTGACAGGGATTTTAAAGAGCGAAGAGGCGTTGCTCACAGTTTAAGAAACCAGAAAGGGGTCACCCATTAAAAGGCCGGGGTCACCCATTAAAAGGCCGGGGTCAAGAGAAAAAACTCCCCCATTCAAAAAAAATTGTCATTTTTTTTGAATCGCCATTTCTAGCTGATCGCTTCCTCACCGCACCCGTTATTTCTCGGGTGTATTATGTCAGCTGTGCTGCACCAGTCACCCATCAGGATTTAGGCCGCTCCGGTTTTGAGAGCTGCAAGACAGCCTCTGTTCGGAAGGCCCTTTCCGCATTTAGCGGACCAGAAAATCTTCGGTTCCATACCGTGTTCAATTTGCAAACCGCGTGGCTTGGTTACCAACCCATTGTGACTCACGGCATGGGCAGCAAAAAAACAAGCAGCTGATTTATGCTGAGCGGGGCGGCTGCCAATCAAACCTCGTGGATTTTTCATCCAACCCCAGCCTTGGTTCACCGCCCCGGTCAGACCTTATGAAAATAGTTTAGCCGAATCGAATGGCACTCCGTCTTTCATGATGTAATACGCCGCTTTTGCCAGCTTGTGCGACAAAGCCCCATGGGCCACCATCCGGTTTGTTCTATGCATCTTTCGGTTAAAATAACTGCGGGCAGATTCATCATAGCGCCTTGCCAGCTCGGCGGCTTCAGAAAAGGCCCAGCAAAGATATTTGTTTCCATTTTTTTTGTTCCCCTTGCCCTTTTGCTTGCCATTGCTGGTCCATTTGCTGTTGACCTTTCGGCAGTATGAGACATAATTGCCCGCTTTTGGAAAACGCTCTATGGGGCCGCTTTCCAGCTGGATTGTCAGACCCAGTATTTTTCCCACGCCTGGCATTGAAAGCAGGTGTCTATAGTTGCTGGTAAGCATTGCTTTCTTTTCAATCGCTGACTCAATGTCTCGTATTTTTCTAGTTAAAAAATCGATCGTTTCCTTGCTGGCTTTGCCGCTGAGGGCTATATCTTCGTTATCCTGCAGCAAGGGTTGAACCATATCTTGTTTAAGTCGTTTGACATCATTTACATTGATCCGATGCCCGCAATTTCTTGAGATAATGTTTTGCAGACTGATAATTAGCGAACTGCGGGTCTTCACGAGATGCCCTCTTTTTCGAAGCAGATCCCGGAATGGCCGCTGCTCTTTGGGGTATATATAGCCTTCCGGCAAAATACCCAGCCGCAGCATTTCAGCCAACCAGAAAGCATCATGATTGTCATCGCAGTGCTTGAGTCCTTTGTAGGTGGTTATGGCTGAAGGATTTGCCAGATGCACTTTATATCCATTTTCCATAAGCAGATCCACTAGCCAATACCAGTTATAGGTTGATTCGACCACAATACCGGCAATGTCATGTTGATAAGGATTCAAGGTGTTAAGAATCTGTTCCGGTTGATTGTGAAGTTTTTTTTTGAAAATGCGCTTGCCATAGTTGTCGATGATGCCCAGGTAATTGTTGTTTGAATGAAGATCAAAACCTGTGTACAATGTCATTGTGCACCTCCTTTTTGTTAGGGTTGTTTGTTTTCTCTTTTTCCAACCCAACTTATACCAAAATCGTTCCGGTATAAAGGAGGTGCCTTTTATATGATTATCAAATCTTTAATCTTGATAATTTGAAAAGGGCAGAAAGTGGCACCCCTTATTCTTGACAATTTGTCAGCTACATCCTCAAACTGCTGTTTTAAAGCGGTATCCGATTCCATCCTGAGGCGTAACCGCTTTCGGGCGATGCTCATGGCGCTGTAGTCAATTCCACCGGCAAGCCTTCCCATCTCAGCCTGG comes from the Desulfobacterales bacterium genome and includes:
- a CDS encoding glycine/sarcosine/betaine reductase selenoprotein B family protein, producing the protein MARLNQMTEPMRTHIADLPCPQFDTTPWTAGTKLEEQRVAIVSTAGLHKRGDRPFQGIEGDYRIIPGNTMANELVMTHVSTNFDRTGFQQDWNVVFPLDRLRELADEGIIGSVANYHYSFMGAADPSQMASHAENLAQLLKGDGVNAVLLVPVUPFCTRAVGALAHYLERESIPTTQISLIYEHTEKIRPPRALWVPFELGRPLGTPENAQFQKKVLRSALELLEAEQGPVLAAFEQEAPASGSEKSAEADAWSCPVNFSPPRQEETDSEERVSAFKREMAQLRPWYDQGMEKRGRTAMTDFDPETAAAILSNYLLGEHVEIPGQDISLAVALRLAAQDLKAFYFEAASSRPGARAPDIGEFAEWYWNQTAAGWILKEIQKKCAGEQDKDLRLTGKMFLVPAGQNA
- a CDS encoding DsrE family protein; the encoded protein is MSGKSHLYVLWTNADAVTAEKMVFMYTINSIKRRWWESVTLIIWGATAGLVSENVDIQKKVKEAREAGVHVSACKACADQLGATEILEQLGIEVKYWGEPLTGILKSEEALLTV
- a CDS encoding IS110 family transposase; the protein is MGWKKRKQTTLTKRRCTMTLYTGFDLHSNNNYLGIIDNYGKRIFKKKLHNQPEQILNTLNPYQHDIAGIVVESTYNWYWLVDLLMENGYKVHLANPSAITTYKGLKHCDDNHDAFWLAEMLRLGILPEGYIYPKEQRPFRDLLRKRGHLVKTRSSLIISLQNIISRNCGHRINVNDVKRLKQDMVQPLLQDNEDIALSGKASKETIDFLTRKIRDIESAIEKKAMLTSNYRHLLSMPGVGKILGLTIQLESGPIERFPKAGNYVSYCRKVNSKWTSNGKQKGKGNKKNGNKYLCWAFSEAAELARRYDESARSYFNRKMHRTNRMVAHGALSHKLAKAAYYIMKDGVPFDSAKLFS